One segment of Nostoc flagelliforme CCNUN1 DNA contains the following:
- a CDS encoding DUF2141 domain-containing protein produces the protein MLLLAVLGNLAWSYSAKANFNGKLTVEIDGLKNKQGQVCVSIFASSEGFPGDRDRGLQKQCTKISAAPLPITFENLKAGSYAVAVFHDQNNDGTLNSNVLGIPSEGFGFSRNPEILTRAAKFSEAAFLVAGPDTNIQIQLKYF, from the coding sequence ATGCTGCTATTGGCAGTTCTGGGAAATCTGGCGTGGTCATATAGTGCCAAGGCAAATTTTAACGGCAAACTCACCGTAGAAATTGATGGCTTGAAGAATAAACAGGGACAAGTCTGTGTCAGCATATTTGCTAGCAGTGAAGGATTTCCTGGCGATCGCGATCGCGGCTTACAAAAGCAGTGTACCAAGATTAGTGCCGCTCCCTTACCCATTACCTTTGAGAACTTGAAAGCGGGTAGTTACGCCGTTGCTGTCTTCCACGATCAAAATAATGACGGCACTCTCAATAGCAATGTTTTAGGCATACCAAGCGAAGGCTTTGGATTTTCCAGGAACCCAGAAATTCTCACAAGAGCGGCAAAATTTAGCGAAGCAGCATTTTTGGTGGCAGGCCCAGACACTAATATCCAAATCCAATTGAAATATTTTTAG
- a CDS encoding 4-hydroxybenzoate solanesyltransferase, which produces MLRTPERPQQPVWLVIVRLLRWHKPEGRLILMIPALWAVFLAGSGKPPLPLVGVIILGTLATSAAGCVVNDLWDRDIDPEVERTRDRPLASRALSVKVGIVVAIVSLACAAILAFYLNPLSFWLCVAAVPVILLYPGAKRVFPVPQLVLSIAWGFGVLISWSAVTQTISQPTWLLWGATVLWTLGFDTVYAMSDKEDDRRIGINSSALFFGNYAPVAIGIFFAGTILLLAWLGVLIHLHLAFWISLAVATIGWVWQSLRLRQRDLPNPVYGEMFRQNVWIGFILLAGMIAGSF; this is translated from the coding sequence ATGTTAAGGACGCCAGAACGCCCCCAGCAACCAGTTTGGCTTGTAATTGTCCGGCTTTTGCGCTGGCATAAACCAGAAGGACGGTTAATTTTAATGATTCCTGCCCTTTGGGCTGTGTTTTTGGCAGGTTCTGGCAAACCGCCTTTACCTCTGGTTGGTGTGATTATATTAGGTACTCTGGCTACGAGTGCTGCCGGATGTGTAGTCAATGATTTGTGGGATCGGGATATTGATCCAGAAGTGGAGAGAACACGCGATCGCCCCCTCGCTTCTCGCGCCTTATCTGTGAAAGTTGGGATTGTAGTTGCGATCGTATCCCTAGCATGTGCAGCTATCCTGGCATTTTATCTTAACCCCCTGAGTTTCTGGTTATGCGTGGCAGCAGTGCCCGTAATTTTGCTTTACCCAGGTGCAAAGCGGGTATTTCCTGTGCCGCAACTGGTGCTTTCAATTGCTTGGGGTTTCGGCGTGTTGATTAGCTGGAGTGCAGTCACACAAACCATCTCCCAACCAACTTGGTTACTTTGGGGCGCGACTGTACTATGGACATTAGGATTTGATACAGTTTATGCAATGAGCGACAAGGAAGACGATCGCCGCATTGGTATTAATTCTAGCGCTCTATTTTTTGGGAATTATGCCCCTGTAGCTATTGGAATTTTCTTTGCTGGCACAATCTTGTTATTGGCTTGGTTAGGTGTACTCATACATCTGCACTTAGCCTTCTGGATTAGCCTTGCAGTTGCTACTATTGGATGGGTTTGGCAGTCTCTGCGATTAAGACAGCGAGACTTACCTAATCCTGTTTATGGTGAGATGTTCCGGCAAAACGTCTGGATTGGTTTTATTTTACTTGCTGGGATGA
- a CDS encoding DMT family transporter, which produces MQLKLSASKLPFAPLLLIAPFFLWGTAMVAMKGVIPHTTPLFMAGVRLIPAGMLILIAAAFMGKPQPKGWAAWLWIALFALVDGTLFQGFLAEGLVRTSAGLGSVMIDSQPLAVALLSLWLFQEHIGFWGWLGLGLGVTGISLIGLPDEWILHFLDSGANITIGNWQDLFASGEWLMLLAALSMAVGTVLIRFVCRHADPVTATGWHMILGGLPLWGVSSVVESQQWENLGASDLVALGYATVFGSAIAYGLFFYFASSGSLTSLSSLTFLTPVFALLFGNLFLSEVLSPLQWVGVFLTLISIYLINQRDTLAGQNDTVTVGEIANIQQPVLEASAKKLNPITLTVRESEREILP; this is translated from the coding sequence ATGCAACTGAAACTCAGTGCATCTAAACTTCCCTTCGCTCCTCTCCTGTTAATTGCCCCCTTTTTCCTATGGGGGACGGCAATGGTAGCCATGAAAGGAGTGATACCCCATACCACACCGCTATTCATGGCAGGTGTGCGTCTGATACCAGCAGGGATGTTAATTCTGATTGCAGCAGCATTCATGGGTAAACCCCAGCCGAAGGGTTGGGCTGCATGGCTGTGGATTGCCTTATTTGCTCTAGTAGATGGGACGCTGTTTCAAGGCTTTTTGGCAGAGGGATTAGTTAGAACCAGTGCGGGGTTAGGGTCTGTAATGATTGACTCCCAACCCTTGGCTGTTGCCTTACTGTCGTTGTGGCTATTTCAAGAACACATTGGTTTTTGGGGATGGCTGGGGCTAGGCTTGGGTGTCACAGGCATTAGTTTAATCGGCTTACCTGATGAGTGGATTTTACATTTTCTCGACTCAGGTGCAAATATTACAATTGGCAATTGGCAAGATTTGTTTGCTAGTGGCGAGTGGTTGATGCTGTTAGCAGCGCTATCAATGGCAGTGGGAACAGTGTTGATTCGGTTTGTTTGCCGACATGCTGACCCAGTAACCGCTACGGGATGGCACATGATTTTGGGTGGATTGCCACTATGGGGAGTTTCATCAGTTGTCGAATCCCAGCAGTGGGAGAATCTAGGAGCATCTGATTTAGTGGCTTTGGGTTATGCTACCGTATTTGGCAGTGCGATCGCCTACGGATTATTCTTCTACTTTGCCTCTAGTGGCAGTCTCACCAGTCTTAGTTCGCTCACCTTCCTCACACCCGTCTTTGCCCTACTATTTGGCAATCTCTTTCTTTCAGAAGTCCTTAGTCCGTTGCAGTGGGTCGGTGTTTTCCTAACTTTAATAAGCATCTATCTCATTAACCAACGTGATACTTTAGCAGGGCAAAACGACACAGTTACTGTCGGCGAGATAGCTAATATACAGCAACCAGTTTTAGAAGCATCCGCTAAAAAATTAAACCCCATAACTTTAACAGTCAGAGAATCTGAACGAGAAATTTTACCCTAA
- a CDS encoding ammonium transporter, translating into MYKQKLKTKNRRLSARNYAVNSQINSKVKLFNLAIKRLSPSWQACLPLACLIVLGWGYAAVAQTPAAGPTTAELKVALDTLWVAIAAFLVFFMNAGFCMLETGFCRQKNAVNVLSKNLIVFALSSIAFWAIGFALMFGDGNDFIGLNGFFLGGADNSPATGEAYKGIFGAISWAGVPLAAKFLFQLVFAGTAATIVSGAVAERIKFVDFLIFSLLLVGILYPITGHWIWGTGWLADRGFWDFAGCTVVHSVGGWAALMGAAFLGPRLGRYQDRQVVAMPGHNMSIATLGCLILWLGWFGFNPGSVMAADASAISHIAVTTNMSGAAGGISATITAWLYLGKPDLSMIINGILAGLVGVTASCAYVGIPASLLIGLIAGVLVVFSVTLFDKLGIDDPVGATSVHLVCGIWGTLAVGLWAVGPGVYSWYGDTLGPAKGLFAGGGFGQFGIQLLGVVSVGGFTVLLSSIFWLALKATLGIRVSKEEELEGLDIGEHGMEAYSGFLKEGDGTGFSEEQSSIGRF; encoded by the coding sequence ATGTACAAACAAAAATTGAAAACAAAAAATAGGCGTCTGTCTGCAAGAAATTACGCTGTAAATTCACAGATAAACTCAAAAGTCAAGCTATTTAATCTAGCAATTAAGCGACTCTCTCCCAGTTGGCAAGCCTGCTTACCTTTAGCTTGTCTGATTGTGTTGGGTTGGGGTTATGCCGCAGTTGCCCAAACTCCAGCCGCAGGGCCAACCACAGCAGAACTGAAAGTTGCTCTTGATACACTATGGGTTGCGATCGCAGCCTTTTTAGTGTTCTTCATGAATGCTGGTTTTTGTATGTTAGAAACCGGCTTCTGTCGTCAGAAAAACGCTGTCAATGTTCTTTCCAAAAACTTGATTGTATTTGCTTTGTCCAGCATTGCTTTTTGGGCGATCGGTTTTGCCTTAATGTTCGGTGATGGCAACGACTTCATTGGATTGAATGGGTTTTTCTTAGGAGGAGCAGATAACAGTCCCGCCACAGGAGAAGCCTATAAAGGTATCTTCGGTGCTATTAGTTGGGCTGGTGTACCTTTAGCTGCCAAGTTTTTATTCCAGCTAGTGTTTGCTGGAACAGCAGCAACAATCGTTTCTGGTGCAGTAGCCGAACGGATTAAGTTTGTTGATTTCCTAATTTTCAGCCTCTTACTTGTAGGTATTCTCTACCCCATCACCGGACACTGGATTTGGGGAACTGGTTGGCTAGCAGACAGAGGCTTTTGGGATTTTGCCGGTTGTACGGTGGTTCACTCCGTAGGTGGCTGGGCAGCTTTGATGGGAGCAGCATTTCTTGGGCCCCGCCTTGGTAGATATCAAGATAGGCAAGTTGTTGCTATGCCTGGTCACAACATGAGTATTGCCACTTTGGGCTGTCTGATCCTGTGGTTGGGCTGGTTTGGTTTCAACCCCGGTTCTGTGATGGCTGCCGATGCTAGTGCCATCAGTCACATTGCTGTAACCACTAACATGTCTGGTGCTGCCGGTGGAATTTCCGCTACAATTACAGCTTGGTTGTACTTAGGTAAACCAGACCTGTCAATGATTATCAATGGTATTTTGGCTGGCTTGGTTGGTGTTACAGCGTCTTGTGCTTATGTAGGCATTCCTGCTTCTTTACTTATTGGGTTGATTGCTGGAGTACTGGTAGTTTTTTCTGTAACATTGTTTGACAAACTTGGTATTGATGACCCAGTGGGAGCTACCTCAGTTCACTTAGTTTGTGGCATCTGGGGAACTCTAGCAGTGGGTCTGTGGGCAGTTGGCCCTGGTGTTTATTCCTGGTATGGCGATACACTTGGCCCAGCAAAAGGTTTATTTGCAGGTGGTGGCTTTGGACAGTTCGGTATTCAGTTGCTGGGCGTTGTCTCAGTAGGTGGTTTCACTGTTTTACTCAGTAGTATTTTTTGGCTGGCCCTGAAAGCTACTTTAGGTATCAGAGTATCCAAAGAAGAGGAACTGGAAGGTTTGGATATCGGTGAACACGGTATGGAAGCCTACAGTGGATTTCTCAAAGAAGGTGATGGAACTGGATTTTCTGAAGAACAAAGCTCAATTGGGAGATTTTAG
- a CDS encoding Ppx/GppA phosphatase family protein: MLNLASSWESVPTQPPKQDRIIAAIDLGTNSLHMVVVKIDPTLPAFSIIAREKETVRLGDRNLKTGELKPEIIEKAIAALGRFQEVAKTINAETTIAVATSAVREAPNGKDFLHRVKTELGLSVDLISGQEEARRIYLGVLSGMEFNNQPHMIIDIGGGSTELILGDSNQARTLTSTKVGAVRLTSELINTDPISNTEFQHLQAYTRGMLERSVDEVLANLEFGESPRLVGTSGTIETLAMINAREKSGAGVIPSTLNGYQFCLKDLQELVNRLRKLSYSERTAIPGMPEKRAEVILAGAVILQEAMTLLGRESVTVCERSLREGVIVDWMLTHGLIEDKLRYQSSVRERNVLKLANKYHVNLEYSDRVAKFAESLFDQTQGILHHWGSDERQLLWAAAILHNCGHYVSHSSHHKHSYYLIRNGELLGYTETEIEIIANLARYHRKSPPKKKHENSQMLLTKHQRQMVSQLSAILRLAVALDRRQIGAIAQVQCEYYPQFQQVNLLIFPSQPDDDCALELWSLDYKKGIFEEEFAVKLVASLEKSSVAKLS, from the coding sequence ATGCTGAATTTAGCTTCTAGCTGGGAGAGTGTTCCAACTCAACCACCTAAGCAAGACCGGATTATTGCTGCCATTGACCTGGGAACAAATTCTCTACACATGGTAGTAGTCAAGATTGATCCCACACTACCAGCTTTCAGCATTATCGCCAGAGAAAAAGAAACTGTAAGATTAGGCGATCGCAATCTTAAGACTGGGGAACTAAAACCAGAGATAATTGAAAAGGCGATCGCTGCTTTAGGACGCTTCCAAGAAGTTGCCAAAACTATCAATGCTGAAACAACCATTGCTGTGGCAACTAGCGCTGTGCGGGAAGCCCCCAATGGTAAAGATTTTTTGCACAGAGTAAAAACGGAGTTGGGTTTAAGCGTTGACTTGATTTCTGGTCAAGAAGAAGCGCGACGAATCTACCTTGGCGTGCTGTCGGGGATGGAATTTAACAACCAGCCCCACATGATTATTGATATTGGCGGTGGTTCCACAGAGTTAATTTTGGGCGATAGTAACCAAGCACGGACTCTCACCAGTACCAAAGTCGGTGCAGTGCGACTCACTAGCGAGCTAATCAACACCGACCCCATTAGCAACACCGAGTTTCAACACCTGCAAGCCTATACACGCGGGATGTTAGAACGTTCCGTGGATGAGGTATTAGCAAACCTAGAGTTTGGGGAATCTCCCCGTTTGGTAGGTACATCTGGCACGATTGAAACCCTGGCGATGATTAATGCGCGAGAAAAGTCGGGTGCGGGTGTTATTCCTTCCACTCTCAATGGCTACCAGTTCTGTCTTAAAGACTTGCAAGAGTTGGTCAATCGCTTGCGGAAACTGAGTTACTCAGAAAGGACTGCGATTCCCGGTATGCCAGAGAAGCGGGCTGAAGTTATACTTGCTGGTGCAGTAATATTACAGGAAGCAATGACGCTTTTGGGTAGGGAATCTGTCACAGTTTGTGAGCGTTCCTTGCGGGAAGGCGTAATCGTAGACTGGATGCTAACCCACGGTTTAATTGAAGATAAGCTGCGCTACCAAAGTTCAGTTCGAGAACGGAATGTTTTAAAACTCGCTAATAAATACCACGTCAATTTAGAATATAGCGATCGCGTGGCAAAATTTGCCGAGAGTTTATTTGACCAAACTCAAGGTATATTACACCACTGGGGATCTGACGAGCGACAATTGCTGTGGGCAGCTGCGATATTACACAATTGCGGTCATTATGTCAGTCATTCGTCTCACCACAAGCACTCTTACTATCTAATTCGCAATGGTGAATTACTCGGTTATACAGAAACTGAGATTGAAATCATAGCCAATTTAGCGCGTTATCATCGCAAATCGCCGCCAAAGAAAAAACATGAAAATTCCCAGATGTTGCTGACTAAACACCAGCGACAAATGGTCAGTCAATTGAGTGCAATTTTAAGATTGGCTGTGGCATTAGATAGACGACAAATTGGTGCGATCGCTCAAGTCCAATGTGAGTATTATCCACAATTTCAGCAGGTAAACTTGCTGATTTTTCCATCTCAACCTGATGATGATTGTGCTTTAGAACTTTGGAGCTTAGATTATAAAAAAGGAATATTTGAGGAAGAATTTGCAGTGAAATTAGTAGCGAGTTTAGAAAAGTCTAGCGTTGCTAAATTGTCTTAG
- a CDS encoding phosphatase PAP2 family protein — protein MEKVKNANKEIQSPLSFLKNLLIARWRSLLLLLIGVYLPLQVFEILTVKIWQNKAGFPWDVPILLAVHSTANPQLDVLAVTLARIGEPWTAIPVLGAIALILLLQKRWRSLAYLLTVSAGSVIINRTAKELMHRVRPQLWQSIAPESSFAFPSGHAMASITVVAILLFLTWDSSRRWLVLIFGSLYIIAIGWCRLYLGVHFPSDVLAGWMVALGWTIGVSLIIKPYRTIAKSVDGDRPEDETTLLPEERELITKD, from the coding sequence ATGGAAAAAGTGAAAAACGCCAATAAAGAGATTCAGTCGCCTCTTTCTTTTCTCAAAAACCTGTTGATCGCCCGTTGGCGATCGCTCTTACTCCTCTTGATAGGAGTTTACTTACCTTTGCAGGTTTTTGAAATTCTGACAGTGAAGATATGGCAGAATAAAGCTGGCTTCCCGTGGGATGTGCCTATTCTGTTAGCAGTTCATTCTACAGCAAACCCACAGCTTGATGTTTTAGCCGTGACGCTAGCGAGAATTGGAGAGCCTTGGACGGCGATACCGGTTTTAGGTGCGATCGCACTCATATTATTACTTCAAAAACGCTGGCGATCGCTAGCTTATTTACTCACCGTCTCAGCCGGAAGTGTGATCATCAACCGCACAGCAAAGGAATTAATGCATCGAGTGCGTCCACAATTGTGGCAGTCCATTGCGCCTGAGTCTAGTTTTGCATTTCCCAGTGGTCATGCTATGGCGAGTATAACTGTAGTAGCAATTTTGCTATTTTTAACTTGGGATAGCTCCCGGCGCTGGTTAGTTCTCATCTTCGGGAGCTTGTACATAATAGCTATTGGGTGGTGTCGTCTCTATCTGGGGGTACATTTTCCCAGTGACGTTCTCGCAGGTTGGATGGTTGCATTAGGTTGGACAATTGGCGTCAGTCTAATTATCAAACCTTATAGAACTATAGCCAAATCGGTAGATGGCGATCGCCCTGAGGATGAAACTACCTTACTTCCTGAAGAAAGAGAGTTGATAACTAAGGACTGA
- a CDS encoding glutathione peroxidase yields MSKTISDIAVKTINGEDKQLNEYTGKVLLIVNVASYCGYTSQYEGLEKLNQKYGEAGLRILGFPCNDFGAQEPGSNEEIVQFCTSKYSVTFELFDKVHAKGSQQHPLYERLTKAVEPTGTVAWNFEKFLVNKQREVIARFNSSVQPNSPEIIAIIEKELAK; encoded by the coding sequence ATGAGTAAGACAATTTCGGACATCGCAGTTAAGACTATCAACGGTGAGGATAAGCAATTAAACGAGTATACCGGGAAGGTACTCTTAATTGTGAATGTGGCTTCCTACTGCGGTTATACTTCTCAATACGAAGGGTTAGAAAAATTGAACCAGAAGTATGGGGAAGCAGGGTTACGTATTTTAGGGTTCCCCTGTAACGATTTTGGAGCGCAGGAACCAGGAAGCAATGAAGAGATTGTGCAATTCTGCACGAGTAAATATAGTGTTACCTTTGAACTATTCGATAAAGTTCATGCCAAAGGCTCACAGCAGCATCCACTTTATGAAAGACTTACTAAAGCGGTTGAGCCGACGGGAACTGTTGCTTGGAACTTTGAAAAATTTTTAGTTAATAAACAACGTGAAGTGATAGCTAGATTTAATAGTAGTGTCCAGCCAAATTCACCAGAAATCATTGCCATAATTGAGAAAGAATTAGCTAAATAG
- a CDS encoding glutathione peroxidase produces MFTNRRGQRVPNVTFHTRRDNEWVDVTTDELFANKTVVVFSLPGAYTPTCSSTHLPGYNELAGVFKENGVDDIICISVNDPFVMNEWAKVQEAENIKLIPDGNGEFTEGMGMLVDKSDLGFGKRSWRYSMLVRDGVINQMFIEPDEPGDPFKVSDAETMLRYINPQAVKPEVVSLFAKVGCPFCARAKTMLKEHGINYEEITLGKDITTRSLRAVTGATTVPQVFIDGKLIGGSEALEAYFAAK; encoded by the coding sequence ATGTTCACCAATCGCCGAGGACAAAGAGTTCCCAATGTCACTTTTCATACTCGCCGGGATAACGAGTGGGTGGATGTGACAACCGATGAATTGTTTGCTAATAAGACAGTGGTTGTCTTCTCTTTACCAGGTGCTTATACTCCCACTTGTTCATCAACTCACCTCCCTGGTTATAACGAGCTGGCTGGGGTTTTCAAAGAAAATGGTGTCGATGACATTATCTGTATTTCTGTCAATGATCCCTTTGTTATGAACGAATGGGCAAAAGTTCAAGAGGCAGAAAATATCAAATTAATCCCCGATGGTAATGGTGAATTTACTGAAGGCATGGGTATGCTGGTAGACAAATCAGACTTAGGGTTTGGGAAGCGATCGTGGCGTTACTCGATGCTGGTAAGAGATGGTGTAATTAACCAAATGTTTATTGAGCCAGACGAGCCAGGAGATCCCTTTAAGGTATCCGATGCTGAGACAATGCTCAGATATATCAACCCCCAAGCAGTGAAGCCTGAAGTAGTTTCTCTGTTTGCCAAAGTGGGTTGTCCCTTCTGTGCCCGTGCCAAGACAATGCTCAAGGAACATGGTATCAATTACGAAGAAATTACCTTGGGTAAGGATATCACCACACGTTCGTTACGAGCAGTTACAGGTGCGACAACAGTTCCCCAAGTGTTTATCGATGGTAAATTAATTGGTGGTTCTGAGGCATTAGAAGCCTACTTCGCTGCTAAATAG
- a CDS encoding peptidoglycan-binding protein yields the protein MRLCRSSILIFTCFSCVGFYPSRASTATPNLAPEILELAQASSTVTASPTVLRYGSRKLDVQRLQTQLKQLGYYSGVVDGEYDANTEMAVVKFQKAKGLKVDGLAGLATRGRLQAAMVAKNQIVTSPIVTSPIINSAAATSKPTTTPKPTERGFVWWLIFSIGVLGSIGALVNLLKWFRQGKQVQSEISETKSLSEANKNPMTSPSPETVTNPQIAAPPLATQLLLPEKTSRLAKLNIVDELIQDLRSSDPTKRRKAIWDLGQQGDSRAIQHLVDLMIDADSQESSLILAALAEIGIRTLKPMNRGLAISLQDESPQVRQNAIRDLTRVYDMMGQMSQMLHHALNDPDAEVQATARYALTQMNRMRGLPEQQSIPEDSHNDSRE from the coding sequence ATGAGGCTATGCCGTTCCTCAATTTTGATATTTACCTGTTTTTCTTGCGTGGGTTTTTACCCAAGTCGTGCAAGCACAGCAACACCTAACCTAGCACCTGAAATTTTAGAACTTGCACAAGCTAGTTCGACAGTTACTGCTAGTCCGACTGTTTTGAGATATGGTAGTCGAAAATTAGATGTGCAGAGATTACAAACCCAATTAAAGCAGTTGGGATACTACAGTGGCGTGGTAGATGGAGAGTACGACGCCAATACAGAAATGGCTGTAGTTAAATTCCAGAAAGCAAAGGGTTTAAAAGTAGATGGCCTTGCTGGTCTGGCGACTAGGGGGAGACTGCAAGCGGCAATGGTAGCCAAAAATCAGATTGTCACTTCTCCAATAGTTACTTCTCCAATTATTAACTCTGCTGCTGCAACTTCCAAACCAACTACAACACCTAAACCAACCGAGAGGGGTTTTGTCTGGTGGTTAATATTTTCCATCGGAGTTCTAGGAAGTATTGGCGCACTTGTTAACCTGCTGAAGTGGTTTCGTCAGGGCAAACAAGTGCAATCCGAAATATCAGAGACTAAAAGTTTGAGTGAAGCTAACAAAAACCCCATGACATCACCCTCACCAGAGACTGTAACTAATCCACAAATAGCTGCGCCACCACTCGCCACACAATTACTGCTACCAGAAAAAACTTCCCGGCTAGCTAAACTAAATATTGTTGACGAATTAATTCAAGACTTACGCAGTTCTGACCCAACTAAGCGGCGCAAGGCTATTTGGGATTTGGGTCAACAGGGAGATTCGCGGGCAATTCAGCATCTGGTTGACCTGATGATTGATGCCGATTCTCAAGAAAGCAGCTTAATTTTGGCAGCTTTGGCAGAAATTGGCATCCGCACACTCAAACCAATGAACCGTGGCCTAGCAATTTCACTGCAAGATGAAAGTCCACAAGTGCGGCAAAATGCGATCCGTGACCTGACGCGCGTTTATGACATGATGGGTCAAATGAGTCAGATGTTGCATCATGCGTTAAATGACCCAGATGCCGAGGTGCAAGCAACAGCACGATATGCTTTAACTCAGATGAATCGAATGCGTGGTTTGCCCGAACAACAAAGTATACCAGAAGATTCACATAACGATTCACGAGAATAA
- a CDS encoding SDR family oxidoreductase has translation MNVAIIGCGYVGYKVAEYWHKKGDFVVSVTTTSSERVPALKSVSERVVVTRGNDLDSLKSVLHDQDVVVLSVGAKDAEVYEETYLQTAQNLVSSLQQIRSVKQLIYTGSYAVYGDRNGVWVDEETPLAPANLNAQILRKTEDMLLSASNENLRVCIFRLGGIYGPGRELLKIFSRYSGTTRPGGEDITNWIHLDDIVGAIEFARHRRLQGIYNLVDDAHLTSRDLLDSLFEKHNLPKVIWDTSIKSTRPYNAWVSNEKLKEAGYQLIHPQIIF, from the coding sequence ATGAACGTTGCAATCATTGGTTGTGGTTATGTTGGTTATAAAGTTGCTGAATATTGGCATAAAAAGGGGGATTTTGTTGTCAGTGTAACCACAACTTCTTCTGAGCGTGTCCCGGCACTAAAATCAGTATCTGAAAGAGTTGTAGTTACCCGTGGTAATGACTTAGATAGTTTAAAATCAGTTTTGCACGATCAAGATGTTGTAGTTTTGAGTGTTGGTGCAAAAGATGCGGAAGTTTATGAAGAAACTTATCTACAAACTGCCCAAAATTTAGTTTCATCCTTACAGCAGATTCGGAGTGTAAAACAATTAATATACACAGGGAGTTATGCAGTATATGGTGACAGAAATGGTGTATGGGTAGATGAAGAAACACCACTTGCACCCGCTAATTTAAATGCACAAATTCTCCGAAAAACAGAGGATATGTTGCTATCAGCATCTAACGAAAATCTCCGCGTTTGTATCTTTCGCTTAGGAGGAATTTATGGCCCTGGTAGAGAACTGTTGAAAATATTTAGCAGATATTCTGGTACAACCCGTCCCGGCGGTGAGGATATCACAAATTGGATTCACCTGGATGATATTGTTGGTGCTATAGAATTTGCCCGTCACCGTCGTTTGCAAGGTATTTATAATCTGGTAGATGATGCACATCTCACCAGCCGAGACTTGCTAGATAGCCTATTTGAAAAACATAATTTACCCAAAGTTATATGGGATACTTCTATTAAGAGTACCCGCCCATATAATGCTTGGGTATCCAATGAAAAGCTGAAAGAGGCTGGATATCAGTTAATTCATCCACAGATAATTTTTTAG